The DNA region TCTTTAGCAGCTCGTCGTAGACCGTGTGGCCGTGGCCCACGGATCCGTGACCCAAAATTCTTCGCCGTGGTCGGAAATGAAGACTACGAGCGTCTTTCGGTCGAGCTTGCTTCGCTCGAGCCGGTCCAACAGGGTTCCCACGTAGCGGTCCATGTAGCTGACTTCTCCGCTGTAGAGTCCGTCGAGTCTCTCGATGAGCGCGGGGTCTACGGCCGCGGTTGAAGTGCGGAGCTTTCCCATATGGACTAAATCGGATTTTGCTTCGCCCTCGTACCCCGACGCATACATTTCGTCATACGGGGGTAGTGGATCGTAGGGCGAGTGCGGATCGCGCTCGTGAATATAAAGGAAGAAGGGCTTTCGTTCCGACATCCTGACCGCGGGCTCGATGCACTTGGTCCAGATCTCGTTCGCGTTTTTCGCTGGATCGTGATAGCGGCGTCGCCCCGAAGCCAAATCGAGCTTGAATTGACTGAAGACCCGCGTAAAGCCTCGATCGAAACCGTATGAGGTCGACATCATCGCAGTGTTGGTGATGAGGATCGTGTGGTAGCCGTTCCTCTGCAGAATGTACGGCAGGTAGGGGGTGTTGCGCGGGAGCCTGTCCATGATCCCCATCACTCCGTGATTGAGCGCAAATTGTGAAGTGAGCAGCGATGCGACGGCGGCCCGAGTCCACGATGCAGTGGATCGCGCGTTGAGGAACGAGACCCCCTCATCAGCGAGCGCCTGCAAGCGCGGTGTGGCGATTGTCTTTGTGCCATATGGCTGGATATGATCCGCGCGCAAGGAGTCGAGCAAGATGACGAGTACGTTGTAGCGATCTCGTGCGAATAGAGGTGTCGCGGGAGGGGTGGGGCGGGTGCCCGCGACTCGCAGCTCCTTCCAATGGATGCGGAGCTCGTCGTCGGCTTCGCAGGCGATGGAGAACTCGAGCTTCATCATGCTGCGCCACGAAGAGCCGAGCAATTCGTCGAATGCAATGGTTTCGCTCTCGCCAACGAGGCTGCGCTCGACGATTGTCCGGCGCCGCCCCTGGCTGTCTGTCACGCCGATCGAAAGATGCGCCGGGGCATGTCCACCGGTCCGCGCGATCACACCGCTCCCGATCACTCGCGCGGCTTCTGGCATGACGAAGTGGTATACGAGCGAGCTATTGCAACCCTGGACCACAGCGCTGCCCTTCAAAGCGGAGCTGTCGGCCACGCGTTTGCTGGGACCTCGACGCTCGGCGACTTCGAAGTGCTCCAGCAGCGAGATCCGCATGGGCGTCGTGTACCGCGGCGCTACAGGGCCGCACGCCACCCACCCGGCAAGCGCAGCAACGGACCCAACACCCAACAGAGTGAGAGCTCGGCGCATATTGCGAAGTTTCCAGAATTGGCATTGACAGCGCTTGTCAATCATGGGGTCGGGTTCCGATCTCGAAAGGCCCTATTCTATCGTCCTACACGACATCGCCAGTGGGCAGCAAAGAGGATGGAAGATGAGCAGGAAAGACCGCGATCTTGGAATGGATCGCCCGATTTCACGCAGAGACGTTTTGAATGGTTTGGGTGCGCTGGCCGCGAGCACGATGATTCCCGGGCGCGCGCTTGCCGACACGGTTCTTGCGCTCGAACGAGCTGGCGATATTGCACCGGTAAGTGCAGCCGCCTATCCCCCTGCGCTCACCGGGTACCGGGGGAGCCACGTCGGTTCCTTTGAAGTTGCCCACCAACTCGCGCTAGGGGGTCGGACGGATTGGGGGCCCGTGACAGAGCCCGACGCCGATGTCTATGACCTGGTTGTCGTGGGGGGAGGCATCAGCGGTCTTGCCGCCGCCCACTTCCATCGCAAAGAAAACCCGAAAGCGCGCATCCTCATTCTCGACAACCACGACGACTTTGGGGGGCACGCCAAACGCAACGAGTTTGAGGCAGGGGGCCGCTCGCTCATCGGTTACGGCGGAAGCCAGACCCTGGAAGAGCCTTCGTATTACCCCCAGGCCGCGAAGACTCTGCTGCGAGATCTCGGCGTCGACTTGAAGCGCTTCGACACTGCCTATGATCATAATTTCTACACGCGTAACGGGCTCAGTGCCGGAATCCACTTCGATAAAGAAGGCTGGGGTGTCGACAAGTTGGTTCCCTTCGATCTCGGAAATTTCGAGGGCACCATAAACCTTGCGCCGTCTCAACTCTCACCCGAGCAAGGGGTTGCGCAGATGCCGATCTCCAAGGCCGCGCAACGCGAGTTTTTGCGCTTGATCCTCAATGAAACAGATCACATGTCTCACATTCCCGACAGCGGCAAAGAGACTTACCTGAGATCCATCACCTATCGAGACTTCCTGGTCAAGCACATGGGTATTCGCGAGCCCGAGGTGTTCGCCGTCCTCCAGGATCTCACGACTGACTCTGGCTTGGGTATCGAAGCCGCCCCGGCGTGGAGCGCCATCGACTACCTCGGTCTACCCGGGGCAGAAGCCGCGGGCCTGCGGTACGGCGAGAACTGGGAGGCCTACGAGCCCTACATCCACCACTTTCCCGACGGCAACGCCTCTATTGCTCGGCTGATGGTGCGCCAGATGATTCCCGGCGTAGCACCGGGCAACTCGATGGACGACATCGTGAAAGCTCGCTTCGACTACTCGAAGCTCGACCGCAGTAGCTCCCGTGTTCGGTTGCGCCTCCTCTCCACGGTCATTCGCGTCAAGCACGACGGCGATCCAAAGTCGGCCAAGCGCGTTCACGTTACCTACGTGCGCGGCGGCCGCGCGTATCGCGTGCAAGCACGCGGCTGCGTACTGGCCTGCTACAACGCGATGATTCCCAAGCTCTGTCCCGAGCTCCCCAAATCGCAACGCGAAGCGCTCGCCCTCCAGGTGAAATCACCAATCCTCTACACGAACGTTGCGTTGCGCAATTACAAGGCATGGAAGAAGTTGGGAATTGGTGCAGTGATTGCACCCGGGGGCTACCACGTCAATGCGATGCTCGACTTTCCGGTTTCCATCGGAGGCTATTCCTTCGCCAAGGGTCCGGAAGATCCGATCGTCGTCCACATGGAACGCTTCCCGCATCGAAACAACGAAGGGCTGACACCGCGGGAGCAATTTCGAGCCGGGCGCCACGAGTTGCTTGCGACTTCCTTCGAAACCATCGAGCGCAACATACGCGAGCAACTCGGCAGCATGCTCTCCGCTGGCGGTTTCGATCCGGCTCGGGATATCGAAGGCATCACCGTAAATCGCTGGGCGCACGGGTATACGAGGGGAGGCAGCGTCATCTTTGACGGCTACGATCGACAAACCCCGAACGCCCCCCACTATCGCGCCCGTAAACCCTTCGGTCGCATCGCCATCGCGAATTCTGATTCCGGTGGAATGGCTATGCTCGAGGTGGCGGTCGAACAAGCTCACCGAGCGATCACCGAGTTAAACTGAGAGCAAGCCAAAAGAGATGAGGAGCCCCCCATGCGCAGACACGCGTTTTCCCTGATCGCCATGGCCTATGCAGCGGGGCTGCTGGCCGCCGCCGTTACCGTCTTCATCATTGATGCCCAGGCCCCCAGCACAAGCCCGATCGTCCGCGCACTTTGGGCCGACGTCGTAGCCACCTGCGTGGTCTTCGGCTTCAGCAAGAAATACAACAACTCGAGTTTCTACGACATCTACTGGAGCGTGGCACCGATACCCATCGCAATCTACTGGGCCCTCCTCCCCGAAGCCGCAGGGGAAAGTACCTTGCGCCAGCTGATCGCCGGCGAAGCCGCAGGGGCAAACGCTTTGCGCCAGCTAGTCGTCGGCACCCTGCTCTCCGCCTGGGCCATCCGGCTCACCTACAACTGGGCCCGCAGCTGGACCGGACTCGACCACGAAGACTGGCGCTACGTCGACCAACGCAAAAACACCGGCTCCCTCTACTGGCTCGTCAGCTTCACCGGCCTGCACATGATCCCGACGCTGTTGGTATTTGCGGGATGTCTGCCCCTTTGGCCTGCGCTGGTTACGGGCAACCAACCCTTCGGTGTGCTCGACCTCGCAGCCGCGGTCATTACGGGTGGGGCGATCTTGCTCGAAGGCACCGCGGACCAACAGTTGCGACGCTTTCGGCTTTCGCAGCCACCCGCCGAAGCCATTCTCGACACGGGGGTTTGGAGTTATTGCCGCCACCCCAACTATCTCGGCGAGATTGGTTTTTGGTGGGGGCTCTATCTGTTTGCGCTCGCGGCCGAACCTGCGGCCTGGTGGACAGGTGCGGGGGCAGTGTCGATCACTTTGTTGTTCCGCTTTGTGAGTTTGAAGTTGATCGACGATCGCATGTTGGCGCGGCGGCCCGATTACAAAATCCGGATGGAGACCGTGCCGGCACTGCTGCCGGGTTTGCGGCGGGGTTGAGCTTCGTTCCTTCTCCAACAAACACCCCAGTCGCCATCCGCAATTCCATCGAACTTCCGAAGCCAAGCTCACTGTTGCTAAACCCCCTCGAACGGCTCACCGA from Myxococcales bacterium includes:
- a CDS encoding sulfatase encodes the protein MRRALTLLGVGSVAALAGWVACGPVAPRYTTPMRISLLEHFEVAERRGPSKRVADSSALKGSAVVQGCNSSLVYHFVMPEAARVIGSGVIARTGGHAPAHLSIGVTDSQGRRRTIVERSLVGESETIAFDELLGSSWRSMMKLEFSIACEADDELRIHWKELRVAGTRPTPPATPLFARDRYNVLVILLDSLRADHIQPYGTKTIATPRLQALADEGVSFLNARSTASWTRAAVASLLTSQFALNHGVMGIMDRLPRNTPYLPYILQRNGYHTILITNTAMMSTSYGFDRGFTRVFSQFKLDLASGRRRYHDPAKNANEIWTKCIEPAVRMSERKPFFLYIHERDPHSPYDPLPPYDEMYASGYEGEAKSDLVHMGKLRTSTAAVDPALIERLDGLYSGEVSYMDRYVGTLLDRLERSKLDRKTLVVFISDHGEEFWVTDPWATATRSTTSC
- a CDS encoding DUF1295 domain-containing protein — its product is MRRHAFSLIAMAYAAGLLAAAVTVFIIDAQAPSTSPIVRALWADVVATCVVFGFSKKYNNSSFYDIYWSVAPIPIAIYWALLPEAAGESTLRQLIAGEAAGANALRQLVVGTLLSAWAIRLTYNWARSWTGLDHEDWRYVDQRKNTGSLYWLVSFTGLHMIPTLLVFAGCLPLWPALVTGNQPFGVLDLAAAVITGGAILLEGTADQQLRRFRLSQPPAEAILDTGVWSYCRHPNYLGEIGFWWGLYLFALAAEPAAWWTGAGAVSITLLFRFVSLKLIDDRMLARRPDYKIRMETVPALLPGLRRG
- a CDS encoding NAD(P)-binding protein, with protein sequence MSRKDRDLGMDRPISRRDVLNGLGALAASTMIPGRALADTVLALERAGDIAPVSAAAYPPALTGYRGSHVGSFEVAHQLALGGRTDWGPVTEPDADVYDLVVVGGGISGLAAAHFHRKENPKARILILDNHDDFGGHAKRNEFEAGGRSLIGYGGSQTLEEPSYYPQAAKTLLRDLGVDLKRFDTAYDHNFYTRNGLSAGIHFDKEGWGVDKLVPFDLGNFEGTINLAPSQLSPEQGVAQMPISKAAQREFLRLILNETDHMSHIPDSGKETYLRSITYRDFLVKHMGIREPEVFAVLQDLTTDSGLGIEAAPAWSAIDYLGLPGAEAAGLRYGENWEAYEPYIHHFPDGNASIARLMVRQMIPGVAPGNSMDDIVKARFDYSKLDRSSSRVRLRLLSTVIRVKHDGDPKSAKRVHVTYVRGGRAYRVQARGCVLACYNAMIPKLCPELPKSQREALALQVKSPILYTNVALRNYKAWKKLGIGAVIAPGGYHVNAMLDFPVSIGGYSFAKGPEDPIVVHMERFPHRNNEGLTPREQFRAGRHELLATSFETIERNIREQLGSMLSAGGFDPARDIEGITVNRWAHGYTRGGSVIFDGYDRQTPNAPHYRARKPFGRIAIANSDSGGMAMLEVAVEQAHRAITELN